Within Gilvibacter sp. SZ-19, the genomic segment CGTATTTCTTAGTGGCAGAATTCTGCAATCCCGATAAAGCCTCCGCAGGAATTTGTACCCTAGTAGTATCGCGCATCAAAGAAGCCTTTGAGCTTTTGAGCAATTTCCCTTCTAAGTCATAGATATAGACCTCTAAGTTATGAATGTCTTTGATCTCGTAGATCTTGGTGCGGAATATCAGCGATAAATTCTCGGTCTCAACCGGATAGGTCGTTGTTTTAAGCACATAATTGATACTCGACTTAATGGCAGCCTCTTTGCGCTCTAAGCGCTCGGTGTGATAGTCTTTGGCCTCTTCGCTGTATTGGTAAATAGAAACCGCAGCAATAAGTACAGAAGCTGCTATTACCAACAACAACATGGAAAGGAAAATACGTGTTCTTAGGCTGAGTTTCACCGGGCTTGGAAGCTTTTAATCTATGCTGAAACTACAAATATTAGACCAGAATCATTCTTTTTCGGCCCTATATCTTTTGTAGAGTTTGAAACCCATCATTAAGAAAAGGGCAAATACAATAAGACCCAAGGTGCCGTAAATCCAATTCACGGCATTCTTTAGGATCACCAAAAACACAACAGCAAAAAGTATTAAAGTGGCCCCTTCATTGAACAAACGCATAAAGTTGGAGCTGTACTTGACCCTATCGGCCTGAAGGTCTTTGTATATTAAATGACATTTAATGTGGTAAGCAATAAGCGCCACGACAAAGCCGAGCTTAACTTGCATCCATGCATCTGTGATATAAAATGGGCGGATGGCCAAGAGCCAGATCGCAAAACCAATGGCCAAGAACATAGAAGGCCAAGTAATGATAAACCAAAGCCTTTTGGCCATGATCTTAAGCTGGTCTCCTAGGATGGTCTTATCTGGTTCGGGTTTCTGT encodes:
- a CDS encoding CopD family protein, whose product is MEYNYIKALHLIFVITWFAGLFYIVRLFVYQIEASQKPEPDKTILGDQLKIMAKRLWFIITWPSMFLAIGFAIWLLAIRPFYITDAWMQVKLGFVVALIAYHIKCHLIYKDLQADRVKYSSNFMRLFNEGATLILFAVVFLVILKNAVNWIYGTLGLIVFALFLMMGFKLYKRYRAEKE